Proteins encoded together in one Branchiostoma lanceolatum isolate klBraLanc5 chromosome 11, klBraLanc5.hap2, whole genome shotgun sequence window:
- the LOC136445167 gene encoding uncharacterized protein, protein MPKMDCLKLSAFAEKNGKNTMEDRHFTFRHRNGVYVAGVCDGHGGDFCSDFVARDLPPKLSAEMDYHVDHETAMRRAIRGTDWDLCSRLVGRWRKSGTTAVVSLITDSEIITAWAGDSQAVLVRPNTEAIPLVTKHRCDNEKERERIQKAGGTVTCHKGQYRLNGALSVSRSLGDSEYRPGLTGVPEVTHTPLTGTEEYLVLGSDGLFDCLPFESIRHSVYRSYMRHNGCLDNVSQDLYVRAQNEGASDNITIVTIFFTQQLSRPYQSEDELRRVSRLSHFAQWDDGTSEEEVLPDDKFSDESVGRSQNEDEDTAPSSRPPSSYYEVPAKSDKHQSILESSSSLAPTCKAITLCQKVTSSRPAPKAAVVVRRSFSSPPPVPANSPNPATDTPPSSPDSVVRVRPMEPRPPEPCLSKLFKPHMYDQWQRVPKKVKSVPSKAPLPLKKVSINNNTCLKSQTAANTTLRYDNKSAKKAAKAPGRATATHKVSSAPVLNMSKSVSSKHLAPREAVSCSKHRELSSSGSSLARPKKSVSQARGCGDEKPKKNVIRRALKSGKKTGQEVLEGGRKALKTSRQVLRTKVAWVGTHINRLGSAVSRKNRVNPLAPG, encoded by the exons ATGCCAAAGATGGATTGTCTTAAACTTAGTGCGTTTGCTGAGAAAAATGGAAAGAATACTATGGAGGACAGACATTTCACGTTCAGG CATAGAAATGGAGTCTACGTGGCGGGCGTGTGTGACGGGCACGGCGGCGATTTCTGTTCAGACTTCGTTGCCCGGGACCTCCCCCCAAAGCTCTCGGCTGAGATGGACTACCACGTGGACCACGAGACCGCCATGAGACGGGCCATCCGGGGGACGGACTGGGACTTGTGTTCCCGTCTGGTCGGGAGGTGGAGGAAGTCAGGAACAACGGCTGTTGTTTCTCTCATCACGGACTCGGAGATCATCACCGCGTGGGCCGGGGACAGCCAGGCCGTCCTGGTCAGACCGAACACCGAGGCCATCCCTCTAGTCACCAAACACAG ATGCGACAAcgagaaagagagagagcgaATCCAGAAGGCAGGAGGAACGGTAACGTGTCATAAGGGACAGTATCGTCTGAACGGAGCTCTGAGTGTGTCACGATCTCTGGGAGACTCGGAGTATCGA CCTGGCCTAACTGGAGTGCCTGAGGTGACTCACACCCCACTAACTGGTACCGAGGAGTATCTGGTACTCGGTTCTGATGGGCTCTTTGATTGCCTTCCGTTTGAATCCATCCGACACTCCGTCTATCGAAGCTACAT GAGACACAATGGGTGCCTAGACAACGTCTCCCAGGACCTGTACGTGCGTGCGCAGAATGAGGGCGCCAGCGATAACATCACGATCGTCACCATCTTCTTCACACAACAGCTGTCCCGTCCGTACCAATCCGAGGACGAGTTGAGAAGAGTTAGCCGGTTGTCACATTTTGCGCAGTGGGATGATGGAACCTCGGAAGAGGAGGTCTTGCCTGATGACAAGTTTTCGGATGAATCCGTTGGAAGATCCCAGAATGAGGATGAGGACACCGCTCCATCTTCACGACCGCCCTCCTCCTACTACGAGGTTCCTGCGAAGTCTGACAAGCACCAGAGCATTCTAGAGAGCAGTTCATCGCTTGCACCAACTTGCAAAGCCATCACATTGTGCCAGAAGGTTACTTCAAGCAGACCAGCTCCCAAGGCAGCAGTCGTTGTGCGCCGATCATTCTCGTCCCCTCCTCCTGTGCCAGCCAACAGCCCAAACCCAGCAACTGACACTCCGCCATCCAGTCCGGATTCGGTTGTCAGAGTACGCCCCATGGAGCCACGGCCACCGGAGCCTTGCCTGTCCAAATTGTTCAAGCCCCACATGTACGACCAGTGGCAGAGAGTACCAAAGAAGGTCAAGTCAGTGCCTAGTAAGGCACCACTCCCTCTCAAAAAGGTGTCAATAAATAATAACACCTGCTTGAAATCACAAACAGCTGCAAACACTACACTGAGGTATGATAACAAGTCGGCCAAGAAGGCTGCCAAGGCACCCGGCCGGGCCACCGCCACGCATAAGGTGTCCTCAGCCCCAGTGCTGAATATGTCCAAGAGCGTTTCAAGCAAGCATCTTGCTCCACGAGAAGCGGTCAGCTGCTCAAAACATCGCGAGCTGTCATCGTCCGGTAGCAGCCTGGCAAGGCCAAAGAAGTCCGTCTCACAAGCCCGCGGATGTGGAGACGAGAAACCAAAGAAGAACGTCATTAGAAGAGCCCTGAAGAGCGGTAAGAAGACGGGACAGGAAGTGTTGGAGGGCGGACGCAAGGCACTGAAGACGAGCCGACAAGTCCTGCGCACAAAGGTGGCCTGGGTGGGAACCCACATCAACCGCCTGGGCTCTGCAGTGTCGAGGAAGAACCGTGTGAATCCGCTTGCGCCAGGTTAA